GACGTAGTAGCCAAGGATCTCTCCGTTCCACTCGGTGCGTGGTGGTGGCTTCCAGGTGACGCGCATGGTGGTCTGGTTCACGGGTTCTACCTTGATGTTCTGGGGCTTGCCGGAGGGCGCTTCTTCGGCTGTGATGATGGTCACCGCTTCAGAGGATTGGGATGTGCCGATGGCGTTCTCGGCCACGATGCGAATGTTGTAGGTGGTGGCGGGGCTGAGCTTCTGCACTTGGGCTTCTGTGGTGTGTCCGGGCACGATGACGCGATCAATTTCGCTCCAGGAGGCACGGGAACGCTTGAACTCAATGATGTACCTGTCCAGAGGGGAGTTGCCATCGTAGGGTTGCGCCCAGCTCAGCTGCACGGATCGTCCGGATTTGTCGAGCACCTTCAAAGCATATGGCATCTCCGGAACTTCCTGGACAATCATATTTATGCTGGCGTCATCGGATCCAAAGGCATTAGTGGCGACACAGGTGAACAGGGCAGAGTCGGACCTCTCGGTGCGCTTGATCGACAGACTGGACATGACTCCGGTGGAAAGGATCTCCTCGCGAATGGTGTAGCGATTGTCGTTCTTGGGATCCAGTCGCATGTTGTTCATGTTCCACAAGATGCCAATGGGCTTCTCGCCCTTCGCCTCGCACTGGAGTACGGCGGGTTCTCCTCGTCGAGCGGTCTGGTTTCGCAGCTTCTCCGTGAACTCTGGAGGGGCCTGAACGCTGATCATAATCACTGCCGAGAGGCCGGAACCTATTCCATTGATAGCCTCGCACAGATAGTAGCCCTCGTTGGTCTTTTGGATGTTGTCCACATGCAGAGTGCCCTCTTCCACGCGGATGTTGTCGCTCTTCTTCAGATCCTTGTACTCTCCGGGGGTGTCGCCTGCGAAGGAAATCATTTTGAGTGGGGTTTTTCCATGGGATTCAACTGATTTGTACGTACCAACTGCTTTCTTCCATGTGACTTGGGGTTTGGGGAAGCCATCAGCCTTGCATTCAACCTTGGCATCGGATCCCTGGGCGAAGGCCTTATCGGTGGGCTCGAGGATCCATCTGGGAGGTACTGTTGGTCGGGTTTGATGACGCGATTTTGGAAAGAAAATACGTTAGTTGATCTATCGTGGTTTCTAGCATAATGTGTAGCATGCAACATGGTCAAGAGTATCGGCGGAAGCGGATGGACGGACTTAGTTTCAAGCAAAGTGAAATGATCATTTGAAGCACTCAAAAATTCTCATTAAATTCGATAAATGTGTTATAAATGTTTTGgacaaataatttattatcaTTTCAGTTTTCTTTAAGtatggaaatattttactGCTCTCTCATTCAATGCAAAAGTTTAGGTGTTGATTGAACATCGTCTTATGATACACAATAGAATATTTCCAAACGATCGCTTACAATCGAGATTAACTTAAAAGGCCAAACTACAACAAAAACATTAGCACAAATAACCAAGGTGATAATAGGACAAATGAAAGTGGGGCATTAATAAAACTCATGTTATACCAAACTAAAGGTTAAACATCATGCAATCAGTGCAAAACGAAGTCCTGGTCAAAGATTATCTTCGTCATATTATGTTTCCTTGCCAACGGACTTCGCTTTGTGTCTTAAGGTCTAGTTAAATAATGATTAATAAACAAGGAATACTTAATGAAGGATTGGATGGGGATGTGGGTTTCTTTTTGGGCTGGACAGATCAGGGCGAATTGTTTACGTTTGTGGAAGCGCAAAGAGTCAGTCTCGTTTGGTGGACGACTGGGTTCCATGGTTACGATTAAGTTTAAGTTTAGTTTCGGTTAAGTAGACAATTAGAAGCGATTAGGATAGTAGATAATAGATCTTGCTGTTATTGGTTTATTCGGTGTTGGAGCATGAGCCCTGTGAACTTGTATTTTACATAGAAACCATAACCCTCTAAGAGTCACTCGAAATCGAAGGCGGTGAGTCGTATTTCTGAGTTATTCTCAGAATAAGTGCTATGTGTAgtgctgtgtgtgtgggtgttgcTGTGCATGTATGTGTGCAGGGTCAGATCTGAGCTGTTTTGACATTTATGGATAACAATCGAGTAAGCCGATACACAGTGGGACCTAGGTTAGATCTTGGCTAACTTTGCCCGACGTTGGTTGGTTTACTGGTGCAGTCGAATGCGGAGTTTTAACTTCACATATTTACACAAACTATATAGTATAGACCTCGATCGACTTGGTTCAACTTGGTCTTTGGCCTACGGATGCGAAATATTGATAAATTCAGAAGAGTCGAGAAAAACTGGATTAGCTGCAGCAAGAGGAGTTGAAAGTAAGTTGGAAGTGACATATCTGATAAGCTGATAACCGCCCATTTACCATTCACAGTTAGCCTGGTCCGGCGttctgccacgcccacctggTTGATCGCCCGACAACTGTAGTTCCCCGCATGCCCCTCCCCCGCCCTGTTGATCAGCAGTAGGCTGGTGTGCTCGCCCACTGTGGCCTGAGTGACGTCATCGTTGCCGTCATCGTGCACCTGCCGCCCATCTAGCCACCACTCGAACAGAATGGGCGTGGCCCCCCGGCTGGCAATGCAGGTGAGTTGCACGTAGTCGCCGACATCGCAAACGGAAGCGGAAAGCAGCAGCGGCGAGAGCACAGGTGGTTCTTGGGTTATATTTGGGGGAACGGGAAGGAGCGCCATTATTAGGAATCAGGTTAATGGGAAGATGAGTAAGTGCAGCCAACTAGTTAAGTCTGCATCGATGATCAGTGATATGTTCATGATATGACTTCATCATTAATCCTCAGTTATCCCAAACTTAAGAAGACATTCCTTTAAGGGAAGTGTTTAAAAAATCTAATCCTCAGCCTATCAAACATCATTTTCTGTGTATGTGCTAGGTATATGATTACCCTACTAACTTCAGAACTATCCCGCTTTTAATTGACATAAATTTCGATGTTTTGGATGGACTCTAAGGAGAATAACTTTGTACAAACAGAAAAGGCACAATTAAAAGCTATATACACGACGGAGTACCCTTCACTTTCAGGATGGACCAGCGACTGGCCACGCCCGCCGCGTTGCTGGCCACGCACGTGTAGTTGCCGGAGTCACCAATGGTGGTCTGACGCAGCGACAGGATCAGGGTGTATTCGTCGATCTTGTGGTAGATGGAGCGCAGCAGGGGCTGTCCGTCCTTCAGCCAGTAGATGTCGATGGGCAGGTCGCCGGAGGAGACCATGCACATGACCCGCACCGCCTGGCCGCCATTCACCCCGTTGGCATTGAAGTGGAACTGATCGACCTGGGGCAGCTCTGGGAGCGGGTGATAAGAAAGCCGTGCAAGGGATCAACACACTGTACAGCGAGGGAATTTCGAGAACCCCCAACTTGAGTTGTATAATACAGATAATACAGGTTCGTGTGCTTATGCAGTACCAACACCAGACAAGGAGGCACAGACAGAGAGTGGGGATTTACAGATGCCTTGGTCCTATTCTAGGATTCCAGTCTACGATTAAGACGCCACCCCCAGCTAGCGATTCCTTAGGAGTAATTCGCACAAACCCTTGACACTCAGGTGGGTCTCTGCCGTGGTTTCGCCCGCCCGGTTGGCGCCCTTGCAGGTGTAGTTGCCCGCGTGGTCACCCCCCACGCTCTCGATGTTCAGCGAGCTGCTGCGCCGGCCGTGCATCAGGATGGTGACCCCGGCCAAGTCTCCGGCGGGCTCGTTGTTGTAGTACCAGGTAATGTTGAAGGGTGCGTCGCCGTGCACCACAGCGCAGGTCAACTGGTAGTAGTCGCCCACGTACAGGGGCGAATTCACGGGCAGGGGAGCCAGCTTGGGGGGCACTGCATTGGATGGTTCCAATAAAAAAGGGagaaataaaagttaaacataaaatataattcGTTTGGCGAAGGGCCCAATTTCGTCTTTACAACTTCCTTTCGAGAGGGAATCTTTTAAGATTTGTAACCAGTTGGGAACTCGAGGAACCTGGAACCTGCTTGGTGCTAGTTTCTAGTTTTTGTATCTCTGAAACTTAACCTATTCTGGTCAGAACAGTTCAGTGCAGTCTGGGTATCATACATGCAAGCTTTCAGTGTGGATGTGCGTCAGGCCATTCCAAAGAGGAGTGATGTGTCTAAGTCGGTCAGAAAGACGGAAAATAAGTCAGGACAGCAGCAGAGACAGACGGTCATGCAGCGACGCAGGGTTAGTAATCGGCCACAAAGAAACTACTCGAGCGACCCAATCCCTGAGAATTCCTAACCGTAGACGTTCAGCGGCGTGGTGAACTGCTGATGGCCCGCCAAATTGCGGGCGTGGCAGGTGAAGTTGCCCGCATGGGAGGCCTCCACGGCCTCGATGGTTAGCACACTTCCACGACGACCCACGCGGGCCGTGGTTATTCCCAGATCCTCCGAGATTGCCTGACCATCCAGCGTCCAGTCGATGTTCAGGGGCAGATCTCCGCCAGGAACGGAGCAGTGCAGTGTCAGGTACTGACCCACCTGGGCAGGGCCCTCCTCGAAGGCGAAGGGTATGATGCGCGGAAGAACTGGATGTGCGTTCACGTTTCGGTAATGTGATGTGATGGTAAAACAAAAGGtgcataaaattaaaacataaccGCATCAACGAAAGCTTCTCTTAAGACTAAGGCGCTGGGATGAGAACCTATCACACGCAGCTGGGTGCTGTAGGTGGCACGACCGGCGGCGTTCTCCCCGTGGCAACTGTAGTTGCCCGCGTGACGATCTGCCACGCTTTCGATGGTCAGAACACTACTTCGACGACCCATCTTCGCTATGAGGATGTCCTGGTCATCGTCATTGAAGAGCGGCTGGTTGTTAAACGTCCAACGGATGTTGAGGGGCAAGTCGCCCTCCGTCAGGGTGCACTGGTACGTTATGTACTGGCCCAGATGGGTGGGCTGCGAACCGGTGGCAAAGGGCGTGATTTGTGGCAAGACTTGCGGGatacacaaaacaaaagcagtcAACTCAACGTACAATCAAGGAAAAAAATGAAGACAAATAAGGTGATCTCTATCTACGGTATATGCATATGGATTTGGATCTCTATCCCACCGTTGACAATCAGGGCCGCAGTGTACTCCACCATTTGGGCCTTGTTCCTTGCGCGGCACGTATAGTTTCCGGCATTGTTGCCGTTTACCGAATCAATGGTCAGCACATTGACCTTCTTGCCGATCTTGGAAGAGGTGACCCCGTGATACTCGTTGATGGCATAGTCATTGAACAACCAGGTGATGTCCACGGGTAGATCGCCCTTCGAAATGGTGCACTGCACGGTCACCGAGTCCCCGAAGTTGGCTGGCTCATCCCCGAACTCAAAAGGACTGATATGGGGAGGTACTTGGAAATAGATGGGCAATCAAAGGGTATTGTACATCTAGGGATCATGTCCATCTTAATCCTAAGAGTGGATTGATATCTTCGCAGATCCCCAGCTAAGAACCTTACAACTAAGCTACAAAAGCCAAGACACAAAAGCCAAAGCAACATGCAATCTGTATATGCGTACTGTGTGTGGGGAAAACAGGAGTGGGTATACAAATAGAAACTAACTAAACCAGAATGACACTGAAGTGCTGTACAGAAGCTCTGACTTCGCAGGCCAGTACCATTGACTGTCAACTGTGCCGTGTAGACAGCGGATGCCCACAGATTCCTGGCCCTGCAGGTGTAGTTGCCCACGTGGCGGGCACTCACGGCATCGATCATCAGCACACTCAGGCGCTTTCCCATCTTGGAGGTGGATATGCCCGAGTAGTGGTTGATGGGGTAGTCGTTAAACATCCACTCGATGTCGAGCGGCAGGTCACCGGAACTGACCAGGCAGTTCACGGAAACCGAATCCTCGAAGTTCGCCGCCACTTCGCCAAAGTCAAAGTGTGCAATTTTGGGGGCAACTAGTGACATAGATTGGGAAAGCTACAATAAGCTTGGGGACATAAAACAAAACACCAAAATGAAAAcgataataataaatattgcaGGTACATAGGTGGGAACGTATCCATCAGTACCATTAACTATGAGTTCAGTGCTGTAGTTGACGGCTGCTGCGTAGTTCTTTGCCCGGCAACTATACTTTCCCGCATGTCTAGCCTGCACACTATCGATGCTCAGCATACTGTTCCTCTTGCCACCCTTAACTACATTTATTCCGGAGTAGGAGCTAATTCCGTAGTCGTTGAAGAACCACTCGATATCAATGGGCAAATCGCCGGAGGAGATTAGACAAGTCACCGAAACGGAATCCTCAACATTGGTGGGTTCCTCTCCGAAGTCAAAGGGCGTGATTTTAGGAGGAACTTTGGAGTGAAGGTGGTTATAATAAAAACGTCaagaaattaaagaaataCCTTACACTAAAACtgaatttatgaaatttgTAGTTGTACCATTAACTATTAGTTCGGTGGTATAATTTACAGCAGCAGCGTGGTTCTTAGCCCGGCAACTATACTTCCCGGCATGGCGAGCCTGGACACTATCAATACTCAGCATGCTGTTTCTCTTGCCACCTTTAACTACATTTATTCCGGAGTACGAACTAATTCCGTAGTCGTTAAAGAACCACTCGATGTCGATGGGTAAATCCCCATTGGAAATCAGGCACATGACCGAAACGGAGTCCTCCACATTCGTCGGAGCGTCACCGAAGTCAAAGGGCGTAATTTTGGGTGGAACTTGATTCAGTTTAAGTGGGAGGAAATAAACGATAATCTTAAATGAAAGTGGCAAACAGGAACggatttttataagcataatCTAATGACCATTGACAATTAGGGCCGCCGAGTATTCACTGCTGGCCGCCTTGTTCTTGGCCTTGCAGCTGTAGTTCCCCGCATGTCCTGCATGGACGGAGTCTATCGTGAGTACACTAGTCCTTTTGCCACCTCGCAAAACAGCGATTCCCGAGGCGTAGTTTATGGATTCCCCGTTGAACAGCCACTCGATGTCAATGGGCAAATCACCAGAGGAGACGAGGCAGCTAACCGAAACGGAGTCCTCGAAGTTAGCAGGGGAGTCACCAAAGTCAAAAGGAGCTAGTTTCGGTGGGGCTTTTGTGTGAGTTGAGTGCGATATGGGGGGGAGAACGGAAAGTAAGCTTTAAGGAAAATAAACTCTATTCTATTAAATCTAGTAAATCTAGTAAGTGTACCATTCACAATCAACTCGGTTGTGAAGTTAACCGCAGCCGCGTGATTTCTCGCTCGACAACTATATTTCCCCGCGTGACGAGCATGGACATTGTCTATGGTCAGCATGCTCGTCCTCTTTCCTCCTCTATAAACGGTCATCCCGGAGAAGGAGCTAATCCCGTAGTCATTAAATAGCCACTCTATGTCGATGGGTAGGTCTCCGCTGGAGATCAAGCAGGTCACCGAAACCGAATCCTCCACATTGGTAGGTTCATCGCCGAAGGTGAAGGGAGTGATTTTTGGGGGAACTATGGGTTAACCAAAATGTTGATAAATACGCAAGAATACACAAAACAATAAGCTAATCCATAAGCCCAACTAATTATGTATACTCCAACTAAGGGTACCATTCACAATCAACTCAGTGGTGTAGTTGACGGCTGCTGCGTGGTTCTTTGCGCGACAACTATACTTTCCCGCATGACGAGCATGGACATTGTCTATAGTCAGCATGCTGGTTCTCTTTCCACCTCTGAGGACAGTCATTCCTGAATACTGATTCCGAAGTCATTAAACAGCCACTCGATATCGATGGGTAAGTCCCCACTGGATATCAAACAAGTCACAGACACTGAGTCCTCCACATTGGTGGGATCCTCGCCAAAGGTGAAAGGTGTGATTTTCGGGGGAACTGAAGGGATTGGAGTGTAAAAATAATTGAAGGAACTTAAAAGTCACAATCCTAATTTTAAGTTTTCATCTAAACATTTGCGGGTACCGTTCACTACGAGATCGGAGGTGTAGTTGACTGCAGCTGCGTGATTCTTCGCCCGACAACTATACTTTCCAGCATGGCGTGCTTGGACATTATCTATTCCCAAGACACTACTTCGCTTCCCTCCCTTGACAACGGTGACGCCAGAGTAGGAACTTATGCCGTAGTCGTTGAAGAACCATTCGATATCGATGGGCAAATCTCCGCTGGATATGAGGCAAGTGACCGACACAGAGTCCTCAACATTGGTGGGCTCGTCTCCAAAGTCAAAGGGTGTAATTTTCGGGGGAACTTTGGGTTGTAAAGACGTAAAATTGAACGAAAATCATACTAAATAAAACTAAAGACTTAATATTAGTTGAGAAAACCCTTAACCGATATACCGTTCACAATCAGACTGGTGGTGTAGTTTACGGCAGCGGCATGATTCTTCGCCCGACAACTATAGTTTCCCGCATGACGGGCTTGGACACTATCGATACTCAATACACTATTACGTTTGCCTCCCTTTACAACCGAAATTCCCGAATAGGAGCTTATGCCGTACTCGTTAAAGAACCACTCAATATCGATGGGTAAGTCACCGCTGGATATGAGACAAGTGACTGATACAGAATCCTCAAAGTTTGTTGGCTCATCTCCAAAGTTAAAGGGCGTTATCTTTGGTGGAACTTGGGGAGGTAAATTATAGTCAATTTAATATGAAAAAATTAAGAGAAATATTTATCTAAGTACTAATTTTAAATGATCGAATACCGTTCACAATCAGATCGGTGGTGTAGTTAACAGCAGCGGCATGATTCTTGGCCCGACAACTATAATTTCCCGCATGACGAGCCTGCACGCTGTCGATGCTCAGTACGCTATTCCGCTTTCCTCCCTTCATAACCGAAATTCCCGAATAGGAACTAATGCCGTATTCGTTGAAAAACCACTCAATGTCGATGGGCAAGTCCCCAGTTGAGATGAGACAGGTCACCGAGACGGAGTCCTCCACATTAGCGGGCTCTTCGCCAAAGCTGAAGGGAGTGATCTTGGGTGGAGCTTGTTAAGAGGAGGGAGGGAATAGGGAAAATAAAAGTCCGAAATTCAAAAACCAAACAATCATATAACTTGAGGTAATAAAGGGTTTCCCTGCCAACCGTTCACAATCAGGGCCGCTGAGTACTCGCTGCTCGATGCTTGGTTCTTCGCCTTGCAGGTGTAATTTCCCGCGTGACCCGCGTGCACTGAATCTATGGTCAGAAGACTAGTCCGTTTGCCCCCTCTAAGAATTGCAATGCCTGTGGCAAAGTTGATTGGCTCCCCGCCAAATAACCACTCGATGTCGATGGGCAGATCGCCGGAGGTGACCAGGCAGTTCACGGAAACCGAGTCCTCAAAACTTGACGGCGACTGACCGAAGTCGAAGGGcgcaatttggaattaatgcTTAATGGGAATTAAAGGATGTGGGGGGATTCAAATTATAATCTAACGAATAATATGTAGCTCTTTGTCATCTAAAACCCCCTCAATACCATTCACAATCAACTCTGCCGTGTATTCCGCTGAGTCCGCATCATTGCGAGCCTTGCAGGTGTAGTTCCCCGCGTGTCCTGCGTGCACCGAATCGATGGTCAGGATGCTCGCCTTCTTGCCACCCTTGACTATGGACACTCCAGTATACGCGTTTATGTGGGCCCCGTTGAACAACCAAGTGATATCCATGGGCAGATCTCCCAAGTAGATCAAGCAATTCACGGAGACGGACTCCTCAAAGTTGACGGCATGATCGCCGAAATCGAAGTGTGCGATTTTTGGGGGCACTTCGGGGAATGTGGAAGAGTGGGGAGTGTTaaagaataaataaatcaaatcaaaatcatGGTCTACATTAAAACTGATTGTCAAGCTGTTGAAAGTACCATTCACCACCAGTTCGGCGGTAAAGTTAACGGAGGTGGCCCGATTGACTGCCACACAAGTGTAATTGCCAGCGTGGTGATCCCGGACAATATCAATGGACAACGCGCTGATCTTCTTTCCCAACTTAACCATGGATACATCGTATACGTTCTCATTGATCTCACGTCCGTTGAAGAGCCAAGCAAAGCTAACCGGGAAGTCACCCGAGGTGACCAGGCACTGAACACTAGCCGATTCACCGAAGTTTGAGGGCTCATCTCCAAAATCGAATGGGGCAATTTTCGGAGCCACTTTTCAGGGATGCTGTTTGGGGGTCAGGGAGGTAAAACgaaaggaaaaaaatgaaaggacactttaaatttttcaagAGTATTAACCATTAACTTTCAACTCCGCCGTGTGGTTAACGACTCCAGCCTTGTTTTCAGCAATGCAGGAATAGTTCCCAGCATGTTTGGCCGACACCGCTTCGATGGTCAACTCATTGATGCGTTTGCCGCGCTTAGTGGTCAAGATTTCAAGGTAATCCTCGAAGGGCTTATTGTTCAAGGTCCAGGTAATGTTAACGGGCAGATCACCACCCGAAATGGTGCATTGTACATTCACAAACTCGCCGTAGCTCATGGACTCCTCGCCAAAGCTAAAGGGACTTATCTTTGGCAGTGCTGAGATAAGGTTTAAAGGATACTCAAATCAACGTAAGCAAACATAAATCATAAATGATGTGTAATATTCTTAGGTCTAAAGGCGGTCTCTTCGCTGGGCTAACCATTCACGATCAGCCGTGCCGAGTGCGCCGTGATTCCGGCCTTGTTCTGCGCGTGACACGAATAGAATCCGGCGTGATGAGCGGACACGGACTCAATGGAGAGCACATTGATCCGCTTTCCGATCCGCGAGAAGGAAATGTCATGAAAACTATCAATGGTGGCGTTATTCAGCAGCCAGGTGACATTCATGGGCAGGTCTCCACCCAAAATGGTGCACTGCACTGACGCAGGTTCTCCGTAGTTCAGGGGCTCTTCCCCGAAATCAAAGGACGCTATCTTGGGTGCCACTTTTGGGGGATAGAAGATGCAGTGCGGATAAGTAAGGCCAATATGCAAATAAGTTCACAGTTCGCTCAGTTAGATAGATAGTTAGAGAAATGGGCTAGGGTTTGATTAGTAGCAACGTGTCAAGACCTTTAGTAACCGCAACCACTAGAACTAAACCATGACACACTCAATTTCAGTACCGTTCACTGTCAGGTCAACGCTATATGTTGTAGTTCCAGCCTTGTTACTGGCTATACAGGTATACCGGCCGGTGTGGGCGGGACTGGCACTGGGAATGGAGATCATGCTCGTCTTGTCGCTGATGCGATTCGTGCGCATCTGGGGCTGCACCTGATCAAAGCCGTAGTCTCCAGCGCTCCGCTCGAAACTCCAGTGCACCTTGATGGGACGGTCGCCTTTTTGGATTTGGCAAAACAAATCTATCGAGTCGCCCATATTGATCAGATCCTCGTAGGCGAAGGGCACAATTTGGGGCAGAACTGGGAAGTGATTGGGACGGTGATGGGTTTAAAATGATCGCAATCAACAGAACAGTAATGTAAGACTACGAAAGTTAATGGGTAACCATTGACGAGCAGCTCGGCGCTTGAGCTCACGTTCCCCGCATTGTTGCTCGCCACGCAGCTATAGTTTCCTGAATTGGCGGCCTTGACCGATTCCACTGTGAGCAAGCTAATCCGTTCCCCGATCTTGCTGGCCATCACGCCCAGGTGCGTGAAGAGGGGCAGACCATTGTGGGTCCAGCGGATCCTCAGCGGCAGATCGCCCTTGGCCACGTGGCAGGTCAACTGAACGCTGTCGCCCTCGTTGGCCTCCGCATCAAAGCTAAACGGATGGATGCTGGGCAGGACTGGGATGGTTGGGGGATATCGTTTAAAATCATTCGAAAAGTAAACCAAAATATAATGTATCTTCTAAGTATGAAATCGATGGGTAGTAACCGTTGACTTTCAACTCCGCACTGTAGCTGCTCTCGCCCGCCTGATTGCGAGCCAGACAGGTGTAGACGCCACGGTGCTCGGCGGCTATGTAGTCGATATTCAGGGTGCTCGACTTGCTGGACATTCGACCGATCACCACGTCTAGGTCACCACTGTTCAGGGTGTGATTGTTGAGAACCCACGTAATATTGATGGGCAGATCCCCCTTGATCACCGTGCACTGAATGCCCATGGTTTCGCCTGAGTTGGAAGCCTCGTCGCCGAAGTCAAAGGGACGAATTTGCGGAGGCACTGGACCATAAATGGCGGGATAGGAGTAGGGGAGAGGAGCGGGTGGAAGAAATAAAGACATAACTTAAGTCCCATATCCTTGTTCAGATATTAACCATTGACCATCAGCTCAGCACTCTGCTCAGAAGTCCCCGCCGCATTGGTGGCTATACACTTGAACAGTCCCCGATGTTGGCCATTGATGGCGTCGATGCTCAAGGAACTCAGCTTGGGGGACATTTTGATGATTCGTATACCGACGtgctcgttcgttatcggctGTCCATTGAGAGTCCAGTGGAGCTGCAGAGGTGTGTCGCCCTTGAAGACCATGCATTGGACCGCGGTACTGTCCCCGTAGTTGGAGGGCTCCTCACCAAACACAAAGGGCATAACCTGAGGGGGCACTACATGCAAATGGGCAAAGAGAACGCGGTCGTATTTTATCTACCAAAATGACAAAACAGCTCCTCAGAATAATTCTTCTTGAAGTAT
This genomic interval from Drosophila mauritiana strain mau12 chromosome 2R, ASM438214v1, whole genome shotgun sequence contains the following:
- the LOC117137088 gene encoding Down syndrome cell adhesion molecule homolog encodes the protein MVKLGKKISALSIDIVRDHHAGNYTCVAVNRATSVNFTAELVVNVPPKIAHFDFGDHAVNFEESVSVNCLIYLGDLPMDITWLFNGAHINAYTGVSIVKGGKKASILTIDSVHAGHAGNYTCKARNDADSAEYTAELIVNGIEGVLDDKELHIIR